DNA from Hwangdonia lutea:
TAAAGTGCTAATTTTTGCGATACTAATAACGTTTAGTTGCGCCAATAAAAATAAGAAAACCCAAGTTGCTATTAATACCGCTATAAATAAAGTGGCAAGTAGCACTAATGATAAAGACATAAATTTAGAAGTGTATGACTTTGAAGGTTTTAAAAAATTTTTGAATAAAAAAGACCATAAAGTTTATGTGATAAACTTTTGGGCAACTTGGTGTGCGCCCTGTATAAAAGAGTTGCCTTATTTTGAAAAACTAAACACAGAATACGGTGATAAAAATGTTGAGGTTATTTTGGTGAGTTTGGATTTTCCGCATTTGTACGAAAAAAAACTAAAACCGTTTATAAAGAAAAAGCAGCTAAAATCTAAAGTGATTGCTTTGGATGATGCCGATATGAATTCATGGATTCCAAAGGTAGATAAAAGTTGGTCTGGGTCAATTCCGGCAACCCTTATTTACAAAAATGACGAACGTAAGTTTTTCGAGAAACCCTTTAATTATGAAGAGTTGGAAGCCGAAGTTGGTAAGTTTTTAAAATAAAAAAAGATGAAAAAGACAATCAAATTAATTTCGGTATTGGTAATTGTTCTTAGTTTAAGTGCTTTTACAATAGCTAAATCAAATAATGATGATGGGTATAAAATTGGCGATGCTGCCGAAGATTTTTCACTTAAAAATATTGATGAGGAAATGCTGTCCTTGGCAGATTACAAAGACGCCAAAGGCTTCATTGTTATATTTACCTGCAACACATGCCCATACGCGGTAATGTACGAAGACCGAATTACCGCCTTAAACAATAAATACGCCAGCAAAGGTTACCCGGTAATTGCCATTATGCCCAACAACACTAGCGTGCAACCAGGTGATAGTTTTGAAGCCATGAAACAACGCGCAAAAGAAAAAGGCTTCACGTTTCCGTACTTAATTGACGCGCAACAAACGGTTTACCCAAAGTTTGGAGCCACCAAAACGCCACATGTATTTATTTTGCAAAAAAGTGATGGTTTAAACATCGTTGAATACATTGGAGCCATCGATGATAATTACAAAGATGCCTCGGCAGTTAAAACCAAATATGTTGAAGATGCTGTTGATGCTTTATTAAATGGTGAAGACATATTGCATACCGAAACCAAGGCTATTGGCTGCTCAATTAAAGCTTAAACGAACAATTAAGATGTCCGCGAAAGCGAAAAAAATATAAAAATCCGAGGTGTTGTACTTCGGATTTTTTTTCAATCATTATTAAATCAGATGTATTAAATTTGCAGAAATTAAATTATATAAAATGGAACATTTAAGTCAAGACGAGTGGGTATCGCAATTAGAGAACGATGATAACGCCGTTATTATTGATGTAAGAACAGATGATGAGGTAGCCGATGGTGTTATAAAAAACGCCATTCATATCGATATTTATAAAGGGCAGGAATTTGTAGATGAGATTGAAGCACTCGACAAAAATAAAAACTATTATGTGTATTGC
Protein-coding regions in this window:
- a CDS encoding TlpA family protein disulfide reductase — encoded protein: MKFKVLIFAILITFSCANKNKKTQVAINTAINKVASSTNDKDINLEVYDFEGFKKFLNKKDHKVYVINFWATWCAPCIKELPYFEKLNTEYGDKNVEVILVSLDFPHLYEKKLKPFIKKKQLKSKVIALDDADMNSWIPKVDKSWSGSIPATLIYKNDERKFFEKPFNYEELEAEVGKFLK
- a CDS encoding thioredoxin family protein, producing MKKTIKLISVLVIVLSLSAFTIAKSNNDDGYKIGDAAEDFSLKNIDEEMLSLADYKDAKGFIVIFTCNTCPYAVMYEDRITALNNKYASKGYPVIAIMPNNTSVQPGDSFEAMKQRAKEKGFTFPYLIDAQQTVYPKFGATKTPHVFILQKSDGLNIVEYIGAIDDNYKDASAVKTKYVEDAVDALLNGEDILHTETKAIGCSIKA
- a CDS encoding rhodanese-like domain-containing protein, with the translated sequence MEHLSQDEWVSQLENDDNAVIIDVRTDDEVADGVIKNAIHIDIYKGQEFVDEIEALDKNKNYYVYCRSGNRSGQACSIMGQLGFENAYNLEGGILEWEGDLVDLD